A region of Bacillus cabrialesii DNA encodes the following proteins:
- the fabD gene encoding ACP S-malonyltransferase: protein MSKIAFLFPGQGSQFIGMGKELYEQVPAAKRLFDEADETLETKLSSLIFEGDAKELTLTYNAQPALLTTSIAVLEKFKESGITPDFTAGHSLGEYSALVASGALSFRDAVYTVRKRGEFMNEAVPAGEGAMAAILGMDAEALKQVTDKVTEEGHLVQLANLNCPGQIVISGTAKGVELASEQAKENGAKRAIPLEVSGPFHSELMKPAAEKLKEVLDSCDIKDAGVPVISNVSADVMTEKAEIKEKLIEQLYSPVRFEESINKLIAEGVTTFIEIGPGKVLSGLVKKVNRRLKTIAVSDPETIELAIQTLKEENENA, encoded by the coding sequence ATGAGTAAGATTGCATTTTTATTCCCGGGGCAGGGTTCACAATTTATCGGCATGGGAAAAGAGCTTTATGAGCAGGTGCCTGCTGCAAAGCGTCTGTTTGATGAAGCGGATGAAACATTGGAAACAAAACTCAGCTCACTGATTTTTGAAGGTGATGCTAAAGAATTAACACTTACATACAATGCGCAGCCTGCTTTGCTGACGACAAGCATTGCTGTCCTTGAGAAATTTAAAGAATCAGGCATTACACCTGATTTCACAGCAGGGCACAGCCTTGGTGAATATTCCGCACTGGTTGCGTCTGGCGCACTGTCTTTCAGAGATGCTGTTTATACCGTCAGAAAACGCGGAGAGTTTATGAATGAAGCGGTGCCGGCTGGCGAAGGAGCTATGGCGGCGATTCTCGGCATGGATGCTGAAGCCTTAAAGCAAGTAACTGATAAAGTCACTGAAGAAGGCCACCTTGTACAGCTTGCGAATCTCAACTGTCCCGGACAAATCGTCATTTCCGGAACAGCTAAAGGAGTGGAGCTTGCATCTGAACAGGCTAAAGAGAACGGTGCAAAACGCGCGATTCCGCTAGAAGTAAGCGGTCCGTTCCATTCCGAACTGATGAAGCCTGCTGCTGAAAAGCTGAAAGAAGTATTGGACTCCTGTGACATAAAAGATGCTGGCGTTCCGGTCATCTCAAATGTTTCTGCTGATGTTATGACTGAAAAAGCAGAAATCAAAGAGAAACTCATTGAGCAGCTCTACTCTCCGGTCCGTTTTGAGGAAAGCATTAACAAACTGATTGCAGAAGGTGTGACGACTTTTATTGAAATCGGCCCTGGAAAAGTGCTTTCAGGCCTTGTGAAAAAAGTTAACAGACGTTTAAAAACAATTGCTGTATCAGATCCGGAAACGATTGAGCTGGCAATTCAAACGCTTAAGGAGGAAAATGAAAATGCTTAA